A region of the Bacillus spongiae genome:
GAGTGAGTTGAAATGAAGGTAGAAAGCAAACGATATACCGGAAAATCCATTGATGTTCTTTTTCATAAGGAAAGATGTATTCATGCTGCGAAATGTGTTAGGGGATTACCTGAAGTATTCAACTTAAAGGAAAAACCGTGGGTGAATGCAGATGGAGCAACCGTTGATAAAATAGTGGAAGTCATCGAAAGGTGTCCAAGTGGAGCATTAGAGTATGTACGTAAAGATGGAGGAATGCAAGAAAATCCCGCTGAAGAAACAACAATTAAAGCTACTGCTAATGGCCCTATCTTTATAAAAGGACACCTCTCGATTAAGCAAAAGGATGACACCATTGCATGTACACGTGCAACTCTTTGTGGCTGTGGTTCATCCAATAATCGCCCGTTTTGTGATAATAGTCATTTACATGAAAATAAATCGTGAAAAATCAAAATAAAGTGGAAACCGTTGTAAAAAATAGGAGGTAACGATGAAGAAAATCATTAAAGAAGAGAATCGTTTTTTTATTGAAGAGGCAGGTCAAATGATCGCAGAAATTACGTTTGTTGAAACAGGGACAGAACGACTTATCATTGATCATACTTTCGTATCAGAACAACTACGGGGG
Encoded here:
- a CDS encoding (4Fe-4S)-binding protein translates to MKVESKRYTGKSIDVLFHKERCIHAAKCVRGLPEVFNLKEKPWVNADGATVDKIVEVIERCPSGALEYVRKDGGMQENPAEETTIKATANGPIFIKGHLSIKQKDDTIACTRATLCGCGSSNNRPFCDNSHLHENKS
- a CDS encoding GNAT family N-acetyltransferase, whose product is MKKIIKEENRFFIEEAGQMIAEITFVETGTERLIIDHTFVSEQLRGKGIAEALVEEVVRLAREEKKKIIPLCPFAKSQFDKKFDYHDVLAK